The Mesoaciditoga lauensis cd-1655R = DSM 25116 nucleotide sequence GAAATCTTTGGATATGCTTGATTGTATGCTTTACAGTTGTATTGGATGGAAAGAACAACGCCAATTGCCTTATCCTTGGCTTGGGATGAAAGAAAAGTATCTCTATGATGAGAATGAATAGGTTCTTGGAGAAGGAAAGGGAAAAAAGTACTTGCGTTAAAGATATAATTTCTGTTAATATTCTCATGTAGGGATGCCTCCTTTCAGGCGAAATGTTACCATCTTTGTTAAGATGGATAAGTCTAATAGGCATCCCTATTTTATTCGATTTCTTTCTCCTTTTTCAATGACCTGCTTAATGAACTTTCTGTAAATTTGGGGCCCTGTCAGTCTCTTCAAATTATACAAGTTTGAATGGGAAAGCTCTCAAGTCTTTGAATATAGCTTAAATTCTTTTGCTTAGTAAAGTTTCTTGTTCCCAATCAGTTGACATTCAATCAGAATTGAGAAGCCATTCATGGCGTGAAGAATTAACCTTGTATCCCCCTTTGTCGGCTCCGCCGACACTTCCCCTGCACACGGGGGCAGACTTCTTATAAAACGGCTTCACCGACACTTCCCCCGCAAGCGGGGGCAGACTTTTCAATTTGGAAAACGACTCTGCTGATTCTCCTACCAAGCCTGGGAGGAGAGGGCCAACAACGTTGGCGAGGAGGGTTCATTTCACTACGTCTCTACGTCGGTTTCGTCGGCATTTTCCCCGCAAGCGTAAGCAAATTAAAACTCATGATGCATTCAAGCCTGGAAACGTTCATTTTTTCTCTTAACTTTCTAGCGTATCCTTAGGAGCAAATCCCAAAAAGCTTTTGAGCGTTCTTTTCCGTTTGGCTTTCAATCTCTGCGAAGCTCTTGTTAAACAGTTGTGAAAGCATTTCTATTATGAACCTGACGTTCTTAGGTTCATTTCTCTTTCCTCTGACAGGCTGTGGAGAAAGATAAGGGCAGTCTGTTTCCGTTAATATGCGTTCAAGAGGCAGATGAGAAATTATTTCTCTCAAAGCGGTGTTTTTTTTATACGTTGCTATGCCTCCCACTCCTATGTAAAATCCCATTTTTACGAATTCTTTCGCATCTTCTTCACTTCCGTTAAAACTGTGGACAACTCCACTTACATTATAATCTTTTACGATTTTTCTTACATCTTCATAAGCATCTCTCACATGAAAAATGAGAGGAATGTTCAACGACTGGGCCAATTTTAGTTGTTCTCCAAAAACTTCCTTTTGAACAGATCTTGGGGAAAGATCCCTGTAGTAATCCAAGCCCACTTCTCCTAACGCGACAACTTTTGACTGGTGAAGCAAAGCGGATATCTTTTCACGCCAATCATCTTTTGCTTTTTCAGCATCGTGTGGGTGTATTCCAACCGCCGCATACACTTTTTCATGTTCTTGGGCAAAAAAGGCCGCCCTTTCGCTTGATTCAATATCGTATCCAACTTCTATAGCACATTTCATTCCAATTTCTTCGAATTCCCCCACAATTCTTTCTCTATCCTTATCGAATTCTTCCATGGTAATATGCATGTGAGTGTCTATCATTTTTTCATCACCTTTCTTGCAAATTCACGGGCTATCGAATCTATATCGCCGGCACCCATGAAGAGGTACGCATCTGATTTGAAAATTTTTGCTATATTTTCCACATTGCCATTTTTCGGCCAATATTTCACGTTAACATTGTGTTTATTAAGCTCATTTATCAACATTTCAACGTTGACATTACTCTCCTCTTCAAAAGCTTCAAATATATCAGTCACTATAACGTTCTTTGAATTTTTCAAAGCTCTGGCAAAATTCTTGTATTCCCTTTTAAATCGTGAATAACGGTGAGGTTCAAACACGACCGTAACGCTTTTAAAAAATGGGATAACCGAATTCAAGCTTGATACCACCTCAGAAGGTGTATGAGCGTAATCGCTTATAACAACCGGCTGTTGTGAACTCACAATTTCCAACCGGCGCGAAACACCGGCATAGCTTTTCAAAGCGTTTAAGGAATCTTCTATGGGTATTCCCATAAGCAAACCGGCTCCAACGGCGGCGATGGCATTTTCCACTTGATACTTTCCCGGAATTGGAAGCTCGCCTAAAAATTCCTTTTCGTTGTATTTTACTTTGAACTTCTGCTTGAAAAAATTAGATTCAATGATCTCATATCGCAAATCCCCATCTTCTTTTCCAAATTTTAGGCCTTTACCTATTGCTACTATTTCCGTAAAGTTAGAAGGAATGACTCTTTGTGCTGAATGGTGTAAAAAGCTTTTTATTGAGTTAAGCTGTGAGGTAGGATCGTTTCCGTATCTTTCGAGATGATCGTAGCGCAAGTTTGTAAGCACGGCTATTTGGGATATAACGTCTTTCATCTTCGGATCTGATTCATCTACCTCGGCGATAATTGGACCTTTCCCAAATCTGAAATTTGAATTATCAAATTCTTTTGAAAAAGCTCCACACAGCAACGTGGGATCAAAATCGTTTTTCAACGCTATCCAGGCTATCATGCAGGTTGTTGAGCTCTTGCCATCTGTCCCAGTTACACCCACTTGCGGTTTTACAAATCGCGAAAAGAATTCCATCCTTTCCATAACTTCTATTCCCTTTTTCAAAGCCTGAGAGACCTCATCATCATCTTCCTTAACAGCGGAGGATCTCACCACTATATCCACATCTTTCAGCTCTCTGGGGCCTACGTAAGCCTGGATATCGTTTTCAATTAGCTCATCAAATGCTTCCGATCTGCAAAGATCGCTTCCGGAAACATCATGACCTAATTTTTTCATGTAAAGCGCCAAAGCGCTTAAACCCATTCCGCCAATTCCGACAAAATGGATCTTCAACTTTTAACAACCCTCTTCGATTCAAAATATCCAAGGATTATTCCCAACACCACAGACCACAACGCAGCAAGTCCTATCTGATAGTTAACAGGTAAAGAGAAGGTAACCGTATGGGCAGGAATCCAGAACCAAACTAGCGTCCAAATGGCACCTTTCATATTTGAGTAATTGTGCCTTCGCATGAGAAGGTTGTCTAAAAATCTGTGCGAATAGATCATTATTGGACCGAATATAAGGTTTGTAAACGAAGAAACGGCAAAAGCCCTTGCAAAGAC carries:
- a CDS encoding TatD family hydrolase, with the translated sequence MIDTHMHITMEEFDKDRERIVGEFEEIGMKCAIEVGYDIESSERAAFFAQEHEKVYAAVGIHPHDAEKAKDDWREKISALLHQSKVVALGEVGLDYYRDLSPRSVQKEVFGEQLKLAQSLNIPLIFHVRDAYEDVRKIVKDYNVSGVVHSFNGSEEDAKEFVKMGFYIGVGGIATYKKNTALREIISHLPLERILTETDCPYLSPQPVRGKRNEPKNVRFIIEMLSQLFNKSFAEIESQTEKNAQKLFGICS
- a CDS encoding UDP-N-acetylmuramate--L-alanine ligase, with translation MKIHFVGIGGMGLSALALYMKKLGHDVSGSDLCRSEAFDELIENDIQAYVGPRELKDVDIVVRSSAVKEDDDEVSQALKKGIEVMERMEFFSRFVKPQVGVTGTDGKSSTTCMIAWIALKNDFDPTLLCGAFSKEFDNSNFRFGKGPIIAEVDESDPKMKDVISQIAVLTNLRYDHLERYGNDPTSQLNSIKSFLHHSAQRVIPSNFTEIVAIGKGLKFGKEDGDLRYEIIESNFFKQKFKVKYNEKEFLGELPIPGKYQVENAIAAVGAGLLMGIPIEDSLNALKSYAGVSRRLEIVSSQQPVVISDYAHTPSEVVSSLNSVIPFFKSVTVVFEPHRYSRFKREYKNFARALKNSKNVIVTDIFEAFEEESNVNVEMLINELNKHNVNVKYWPKNGNVENIAKIFKSDAYLFMGAGDIDSIAREFARKVMKK